A single region of the Oreochromis niloticus isolate F11D_XX linkage group LG19, O_niloticus_UMD_NMBU, whole genome shotgun sequence genome encodes:
- the sertad4 gene encoding SERTA domain-containing protein 4 produces the protein MTLVLSMNPFLDPEGDPPLSTYQPIWESERCTKTCLSNPAPPCSSEEQFTPESSCRRVPDHISMSRIAYFKRKFVDDDDEAPFSFRTYCQTVAPVLEERAHVLRLSLEKMRFIDDPEAFLRRSVLVNNLLRRLRAEILLQSTDWCFPPNPAFASGPCILPPSTNPAHQALHRAVPARICLAPQAGPPLRKRFRMVRGGQGDLRPDCAQTCCCIYAAAAAAGHYLHLPFSMYDAALSTSSSAPHSSSFFQLASHSKLGLAVAVDDRDDEDDDVEEEEENEEEEEEREEEEEEEEDDDERRQAGPSVDVVSNKSSQKSRTRTLLGDAHGRTEDSCMTDRVEEEEGEQEEEEEEEEEEEEGVRQCQWDCTATERGPHKLSFWHRRAHRQ, from the exons ATGACCCTTGTTTTGTCCATGAATCCTTTCCTGGACCCAGAGGGAGACCCTCCGCTCTCCACCTACCAGCCCATATGGGAGTCGGAGCGCTGCACCAAGACCTGCCTGTCAAACCCCGCACCGCCATGCAGCTCCGAAGAACAATTCACTCCAG AGTCGTCCTGCAGACGAGTTCCTGATCATATTTCAATGTCGAGGATCGCGTACTTCAAGAGGAAgtttgttgatgatgatgatgaggcaCCCTTTAGCTTCAGGACATACTGCCAGACT GTTGCACCGGTTCTGGAGGAGCGTGCCCACGTGCTGCGCCTCTCCCTGGAGAAGATGCGATTCATCGATGACCCCGAGGCATTCCTCCGCCGCTCCGTTCTTGTTAACAACCTCCTTCGCCGTCTGCGAGCAGAGATCCTGCTCCAGAGCACTGACTGGTGCTTTCCGCCCAACCCAGCGTTCGCCTCTGGCCCCTGCATCCTGCCTCCCAGCACTAACCCCGCTCACCAGGCACTCCACAGAGCAGTGCCCGCGCGGATCTGCTTAGCGCCCCAAGCCGGACCGCCCTTGCGCAAACGTTTCCGAATGGTCCGTGGAGGACAAGGGGATCTCCGCCCTGACTGTGCCCAGACATGCTGCTGCATCTACGCGGCAGCGGCAGCCGCGGGACACTACCTCCACCTCCCATTCTCCATGTATGATGCAGCGCTCTCTACCTCCTCGTCCGCACCGCACTCCTCCTCGTTTTTTCAGCTGGCCAGCCATAGTAAGTTAGGGCTGGCAGTGGCCGTGGATGATCGTGATGATGAGGATGACGAtgttgaggaagaggaggaaaatgaagaggaggaagaagagcgggaggaagaggaggaggaggaggaagacgaTGACGAAAGAAGACAAGCGGGGCCTTCGGTCGATGTTGTTAGCAACAAATCAAGCCAGAAAAGTAGGACTAGGACCCTGCTGGGTGATGCACACGGGAGGACAGAGGACAGCTGCATGACAGATAGGgtggaagaagaggagggagagcaggaggaagaagaggaggaggaggaggaggaggaagaaggcgTGAGACAGTGCCAGTGGGACTGTACTGCAACAGAAAGAGGGCCACACAAGCTTAGCTTTTGGCATCGGAGGGCTCACAGACAATAA